Proteins encoded in a region of the Panicum hallii strain FIL2 chromosome 3, PHallii_v3.1, whole genome shotgun sequence genome:
- the LOC112884341 gene encoding E3 ubiquitin-protein ligase RING1-like, which yields MSEAEPSSTEPSPYGGDVPEFYHLQMHSLRFPALLVRRDAAASNGGFFGGVPASDEAIAALPAETTAGEGETRGKECAVCLEAYEAGDTLRTMPCAHGFHESCIFEWLRVSRLCPLCRFALPAAVETESPFMGDDDGGGGDREEEPGASDS from the exons ATGTCCGAGGCAGAGCCATCGTCGACCGAGCCGTCTCCGTACGGAGGCGACGTGCCGGAGTTTTACCACCTCCAGATGCACTCGCTTCGCTTCCCGGCGCTCCTGGTGCGCCGGGACGCCGCCGCCTC GAACGGCGGGTTCTTCGGCGGTGTCCCCGCCTCGGACGAGGCCATCGCCGCTCTGCCGGCGGAGACGACGGCGGGCGAGGGCGAGACTAGGGGAAAGGAGTGCGCGGTGTGCCTGGAAGCTTACGAGGCGGGCGACACGCTCAGGACCATGCCCTGCGCGCACGGCTTCCATGAGAGCTGCATCTTCGAGTGGCTCCGGGTCAGCCGCCTCTGCCCGCTCTGCCGGTTCGcgctgccggcggcggtggaaacAGAGTCGCCATTCATGGgggacgacgacggcggcggcggcgatcgcgAAGAAGAACCGGGTGCATCTGATTCATGA
- the LOC112884342 gene encoding E3 ubiquitin-protein ligase SDIR1-like — protein MEVARAPGGFLMPHQMYHERRPTNPALAAAGGGPRRIRMRTPHEFYDGTMVATPSVHVDDDDSPPASFTAWFPSGGFRGVPAAASAVAGLQETTVAAGGDAEETCCAVCLDGYAAGDALRAMPCAHAFHEGCIVEWLSVSSFCPLCRFRLPTQAEEDAAGQHQQAARLG, from the coding sequence ATGGAGGTGGCGCGTGCCCCGGGAGGTTTCCTGATGCCGCACCAGATGTACCACGAGAGGCGGCCGACGAACCCTGCGCtggcggcggcaggaggaggACCCCGCCGCATCCGCATGCGCACACCCCACGAGTTTTACGACGGCACGATGGTGGCCACGCCCAGCGTGCacgtcgacgacgacgactcGCCCCCCGCTTCTTTCACCGCGTGGTTCCCGAGCGGCGGGTTCCGCGGCGTGCCGGCCGCGGCCAGCGCCGTGGCGGGCCTCCAGGAGACGACGGTGGCCGCGGGCGGCGATGCCGAGGAGACCTGCTGCGCGGTGTGCCTGGATGGCTACGCGGCCGGCGACGCGCTGAGGGCgatgccgtgcgcgcacgcgttCCACGAGGGGTGCATCGTGGAGTGGCTCTCCGTCAGCTCCTTCTGCCCGCTCTGCCGCTTCAGGCTGCCGACCCAGGCGGAGGAGGACGCCGCCGGCCAACACCAACAGGCGGCGCGCCTGGGATAG
- the LOC112884910 gene encoding cytochrome P450 90A4-like: MDASGAPPPPLLLAASALAAATLLFAAALGWLFAARSSKQGSARLPPGSTGLPLIGETLRLISAYKTPNPEPFIDDRVARHGSGVFTTHVFGERTVFSADPAFNRLLLAAEGRAVGCSYPSSITTLLGPHSLLLTKGPAHRRLHTLTLTRLGRPASPPLLAHIDRLILDTMREWEPAATVRLLDEAKKITFNLTVKQLVSIDPGPWTESVRREYVKLIDGFFSIPFPFAHLLPFTTYGQALKARKKVAGALREVIRKRMDDEVENGGANGKEDDKIEKKDMVEELLEAEGGSFSEEEMVDFCLSLLVAGYETTSVLMTLAVKFLTETPTALAQLKEEHENIREVKGKNQPLEWSDYKSMPFTQCVINETLRVANLISGVFRRANTDIHFKGYIIPKGCKIFASFRAVHLNTEHYENARTFDPWRWQSKNRLQNAVGASLFTPFGGGPRLCPGYELARVVVSVFLHRLVTHFSWEEAEEDRIVFFPTTRTLKGYPLNLRRRPDSVF; this comes from the exons ATGGACGCGAgcggggcgccgccgccgccgctcctcctggCCGCGTCCGCTTTAGCCGCGGCCACGCTGCTCTTCGCCGCGGCGCTGGGATGGCTCTTTGCCGCGCGGTCGTCGAAGCAAGGGTCGGCGCGGCTGCCGCCGGGCAGCACGGGGCTGCCGCTCATCGGGGAGACGCTGCGCCTCATCTCCGCCTACAAGACCCCCAACCCGGAGCCCTTCATCGACGACCGCGTGGCGCGCCACGGCAGCGGCGTCTTCACCACCCACGTCTTCGGCGAGCGCACCGTCTTCTCCGCCGACCCCGCCTTCAaccgcctcctcctcgccgccgaggGCCGCGCCGTCGGCTGCAGCTACCCGTCCTCCATCACCACGCTGCTCGGCCCGCACTCGCTGCTCCTCACCAAGGGACCCGCGCACAGGCGCCTCCACACGCTCACGCTCACCCGCCTCGGCCgccccgcgtcgccgccgctcctcgcccACATCGACCGCCTCATCCTCGACACCATGCGGGAGTGGGAGCCCGCCGCCACCGTCCGCCTCCTCGACGAGGCGAAGAAGATCACCTTCAACCTCACCGTCAAGCAGCTCGTCAGCATCGACCCCGGGCCGTGGACCGAGAGCGTCCGCCGTGAGTACGTCAAGCTCATCGACGGGTTCTTCTCCATCCCGTTCCCCTTCGCCCACCTCCTCCCTTTCACCACCTACGGCCAGGCCCTCAAG gcgaggaagaaggtggccgGGGCTCTGCGGGAGGTGATAAGGAAGAGGATGGACGACGAGGTGGAAAATGGTGGCGCGAATGGGAAGGAGGATGACAAGATTGAGAAGAAGGACATGGTGGAGGAGCTTCTTGAAGCAGAGGGTGGGAGCTTCTCCGAGGAGGAAATGGTGGATTTCTGCCTGTCTCTGCTGGTGGCTGGCTACGAGACGACGTCCGTGCTCATGACGCTTGCTGTCAAGTTCCTCACCGAGACACCCACTGCGCTGGCGCAGCTCAAG GAAGAGCATGAAAATATCAGAGAAGTAAAAGGCAAAAACCAACCTCTGGAATGGAGCGATTACAAGTCGATGCCATTTACACAATGT GTGATAAATGAAACATTGCGTGTTGCTAACTTAATTAGTGGGGTATTCAGGCGTGCAAACACTGATATTCATTTTAAAG GCTACATTATTCCAAAGGGCTGCAAAATATTTGCTTCATTCCGAGCTGTGCACCTTAATACTGAACACTATGAGAATGCTCGGACCTTTGATCCTTGGAGATGGCAG AGTAAGAATAGACTTCAGAACGCAGTAGGGGCCAGCTTGTTTACTCCCTTTGGTGGCGGACCTCGTCTGTGCCCAGGCTATGAGCTTGCCCGGGTTGTTGTTTCTGTTTTTCTCCATCGTCTTGTGACGCACTTTAG TTGGGAAGAAGCTGAGGAAGATAGGATTGTCTTCTTCCCCACCACCCGAACTCTCAAAGGATACCCCCTCAATCTCCGGCGGCGACCAGATTCTGTTTTCTGA
- the LOC112884913 gene encoding two-component response regulator ORR9-like isoform X1, giving the protein MAVATETPFHVLAVDDSLPDRKLIERLLKTSSFQVTTVDSGSKALEFLGIHGEDSSPPVSVHEDQLEVAVNLIITDYCMPGMTGYDLLKKIKQESTSLRDIPVVIMSSENIPSRINRCLEEGADEFFLKPVRLSDMSKLKPHILKSRCKEHYQQEQHQQSDSSSNECSNTTNSSSSSENSNSRKRKAEDNEEVLPQTNRSRHS; this is encoded by the exons ATGGCGGTGGCCACAGAGACCCCGTTCCATGTCCTGGCCGTGGATGACAGCCTCCCGGACAGGAAGCTCATCGAGAGGCTCCTCAAGACCTCTTCCTTCCAAGTAACCACTGTCGATTCCGGGAGCAAGGCTCTGGAGTTCCTGGGGATCCATGGCGAGGACAGCAGCCCACCAGTTTCCGTTCACGAAGATCAGCTG GAGGTTGCGGTGAATCTGATCATCACAGACTACTGCATGCCTGGCATGACAGGATATGATCTGCTCAAGAAGATCAAG CAGGAATCAACATCTCTAAGAGACATCCCAGTGGTGATCATGTCGTCCGAGAACATTCCTTCAAGGATCAATAG ATGCCTGGAGGAAGGAGCGGATGAGTTTTTCCTAAAACCAGTGCGGCTATCAGACATGAGCAAGCTGAAGCCCCACATACTGAAAAGCAGATGCAAGGAGCACTACCAACAGGAGCAGCACCAGCAaagcgacagcagcagcaacgaatGCAGTAACACCacgaacagcagcagcagcagcgaaaACAGCAACAGCCGCAAGAGAAAGGCAGAAGACAACGAAGAAGTTTTGCCCCAGACAAATAGATCAAGGCACAGTTAG
- the LOC112884913 gene encoding two-component response regulator ORR9-like isoform X2: MAVATETPFHVLAVDDSLPDRKLIERLLKTSSFQVTTVDSGSKALEFLGIHGEDSSPPVSVHEDQLEVAVNLIITDYCMPGMTGYDLLKKIKESTSLRDIPVVIMSSENIPSRINRCLEEGADEFFLKPVRLSDMSKLKPHILKSRCKEHYQQEQHQQSDSSSNECSNTTNSSSSSENSNSRKRKAEDNEEVLPQTNRSRHS, translated from the exons ATGGCGGTGGCCACAGAGACCCCGTTCCATGTCCTGGCCGTGGATGACAGCCTCCCGGACAGGAAGCTCATCGAGAGGCTCCTCAAGACCTCTTCCTTCCAAGTAACCACTGTCGATTCCGGGAGCAAGGCTCTGGAGTTCCTGGGGATCCATGGCGAGGACAGCAGCCCACCAGTTTCCGTTCACGAAGATCAGCTG GAGGTTGCGGTGAATCTGATCATCACAGACTACTGCATGCCTGGCATGACAGGATATGATCTGCTCAAGAAGATCAAG GAATCAACATCTCTAAGAGACATCCCAGTGGTGATCATGTCGTCCGAGAACATTCCTTCAAGGATCAATAG ATGCCTGGAGGAAGGAGCGGATGAGTTTTTCCTAAAACCAGTGCGGCTATCAGACATGAGCAAGCTGAAGCCCCACATACTGAAAAGCAGATGCAAGGAGCACTACCAACAGGAGCAGCACCAGCAaagcgacagcagcagcaacgaatGCAGTAACACCacgaacagcagcagcagcagcgaaaACAGCAACAGCCGCAAGAGAAAGGCAGAAGACAACGAAGAAGTTTTGCCCCAGACAAATAGATCAAGGCACAGTTAG
- the LOC112884911 gene encoding DNA-directed RNA polymerase V subunit 5A-like — protein MNQFLRSQQSVLTMDYADSTAATAALAPNGAADPAAAINDDDDDDGVPEVAACISSMIDRGGSVESHRLFLARRTALEMLRDRGYSVPEDELARTLPEFRAWWAHKPELERLAFSTTLASDPSNKVKVVFCPPEPVKIAVIREIYSGVKEENLSRLILILQSRIMSRAKESIKEIFPFKVDTFQITELLVNITKHVLKPKHEVLTAEEKAKLLKEYNVVDSQLPRMLETDAVARYHGLGKGTVVKVTYDSELTGNHVTYRCIF, from the exons ATGAACCAGTTCCTCCGCTCCCAGCAATCGGTGCTCACCATGGACTACGCCGACAGCACGGCCGCCACGGCCGCGCTCGCGCCCAACGGCGCCGCCGACCCCGCCGCGGCCAtcaacgacgacgacgacgacgacggcgtcCCCGAGGTAGCCGCCTGCATATCGTCGATGATCGACCGCGGGGGCAGCGTCGAGAGCCACCGCCTCTTCCTGGCGCGCCGCACCGCGCTGGAGATGCTCCGCGACCGCGGGTACAGCGTCCCGGAGGACGAGCTCGCCCGCACCCTCCCGGAGTTCCGCGCCTGGTGGGCCCACAAGCCCGAGCTCGAACGCCTGGCCTTCTCCACTACTCTCGCCTCCGACCCGTCCAACAAG GTGAAAGTTGTGTTCTGTCCACCTGAACCTGTCAAAATTGCAGTTATCCGGGAGATATATAGCGGAGTCAAAGAAGAGAACTTGTCTAGACTGATTCTGATATTGCAGAGCAGAATAATGTCTAGAGCCAAAGAATCTATTAAGGAGATCTTCCCATTTAAAGTTGACACTTTCCAG ATCACGGAACTACTGGTGAACATTACTAAGCATGTCCTGAAGCCCAAGCATGAAGTGTTAACTGCAGAGGAGAAAGCCAAGCTCCTGAAGGAATACAATGTGGTGGATTCACAG TTGCCTCGCATGCTGGAGACTGATGCTGTTGCTCGCTACCACGGCCTTGGCAAGGGAACTGTTGTTAAAGTTACATATGACAGCGAGCTTACTGGGAACCATGTGACGTACAGGTGTATTTTCTGA
- the LOC112887043 gene encoding L-galactono-1,4-lactone dehydrogenase 2, mitochondrial has product MRHLLLSRLLLSRGSSPTAHHHLPLLRALSSAPSPVSSDADLRKYAGYALLLLGCGAATYYSFPFPADALHKKAVPFKYAPLPEDLHAVSNWSATHEVHTRVLLQPDSLPALEDALATAHKERRKLRPLGSGLSPNGLALSRAGMVSLALMDKVLDVDVEKKTVTVQAGIRVAELVDALREHGLTLQNFASIREQQVGGFIQVGAHGTGARLPPVDEQVISMKLVTPAKGTIELSKEKDPELFYLSRCGLGGLGVVAEVTLQCVERHQLVEHTFVSNADEVRKNHKKWLSENKHIKYLWIPYTDAVVVVQCNPPSKWRTPKLTSKYGKDEALQHVRNLYRESLKRYRTETESNDPEIDTLSFTELRDKLLALDPLDKDHVMKVNKAEAEYWKKSEGYRMGWSDEILGFDCGGQQWVSENCFPTGTVAKPSMKDLDYIEKLLQLIEKEDIPAPAPIEQRWTAHSKSPMSPASSSEEDDVFSWVGIIMYLPTSDARQRKEITEEFFNYRSLAQSLWDDYSAYEHWAKIEVPKDKDELAELRARLRKRFPVDAYNKARMELDPNKVLSNAKLEKLFPVLEPVHQAKQRVC; this is encoded by the exons ATGCGGCACCTCCTCCTCTCCCGCCTCCTCCTCAGCCGCGGCAGCAGCCCCACcgcccaccaccacctccccctcctccgcgccctcTCCTCCGCCCCTTCGCCCGTCTCCTCCGACGCTGACCTCCGCAAGTACGCCGGCTacgcgctcctcctcctcggctgCGGCGCCGCCACCTActactccttccccttccccgccGACGCGCTCCACAAGAAGGCCGTCCCCTTCAAGTACGCGCCGCTCCCGGAGGACCTCCACGCCGTCTCCAACTGGAGCGCCACCCACGAGGTCCACACCCGCGTCCTCCTCCAGCCGGATTCCCTCCCGGCCCTCGAGGACGCGCTCGCCACCGCCCACAAGGAGCGCCGCAAGCTCAGGCCGCTCGGGTCCGGGCTCTCCCCCAATGGGCTCGCGCTCTCCCGGGCCGGAATGGTCAGTCTCGCGCTCATGGACAAGGTGCTCGACGTCGACGTGGAGAAGAAGACAGTCACAGTGCAGGCGGGGATACGAGTTGCGGAGCTAGTTGATGCACTCCGGGAACACGGCCTCACGCTGCAGAACTTTGCGTCCATTAGGGAGCAGCAGGTCGGAGGCTTCATTCAG GTTGGTGCCCATGGCACTGGTGCCAGATTGCCTCCTGTTGACGAGCAAGTCATTAGCATGAAATTGGTTACCCCTGCCAAAGGGACGATAGAGTTATCAAAGGAGAAGGATCCTGAGTTATTTTATCTTTCTCGCTGTGGTCTTGGTGGCCTAGGTGTCGTTGCTGAAGTTACTCTTCAATGTGTAGAAAGACACCAGCTTGTGGAACATACATTCGTTTCCAATGCAGATGAAGTTAGGAAAAACCACAA GAAGTGGCTCTCAGAAAACAAACATATTAAGTACTTGTGGATTCCTTATACTGACGCAGTTGTTGTTGTCCAATGCAATCCCCCCTCAAAGTGGAGAACCCCAAAGTTGACATCAAAATATGGAAAGGATGAAGCTTTACAGCATGTTCGCAACCTTTATCGGGAGTCACTGAAAAGATATAG AACTGAAACAGAAAGTAATGACCCAGAAATAGATACACTTTCATTTACTGAATTGAGGGATAAGCTGCTTGCCCTTGATCCACTGGATAAAGATCATGTGATGAAAGTCAATAAAGCAGAAGCTGAGTATTGGAAGAAGTCTGAAGGGTATCGGATGGGCTGGAGTGATGAAATACTGGGCTTTGATTGTGGTGGGCAGCAGTGGGTTTCTGAAAACTGCTTCCCCACAGGAACCGTAGCAAAGCCAAGTATGAAGGATCTGGATTATATAGAGAAGCTGCTGCAGTTGATTGAAAAGGAGGATATACCCGCACCTGCACCAATTGAGCAGCGTTGGACTGCCCACAGCAAGAGTCCAATGAGCCCAGCATCAAGCTCCGAAGAAGATGATGTGTTTTCATGG GTTGGTATTATAATGTACTTGCCAACATCAGATGCTCGCCAAAGGAAGGAAATTACAGAGGAGTTCTTCAATTACAGGAGCCTGGCGCAAAGTCTCTGGGATGATTATTCTGCATACGAACACTGGGCCAAAATTGAG GTGCCAAAGGACAAGGACGAACTAGCTGAGCTCCGGGCCAGGTTGAGGAAGCGTTTCCCTGTCGATGCATATAACAAGGCACGCATGGAGCTGGACCCCAACAAGGTCCTCTCAAATGCAAAGTTAGAGAAGCTGTTCCCTGTGTTGGAGCCTGTTCACCAGGCAAAGCAACGCGTGTGCTGA
- the LOC112884246 gene encoding uncharacterized protein LOC112884246 has protein sequence MTMPVDIDPGRRAPAPATPVTTAARDAYFLWELRKYVLLQATLAASVTYSAGLSPPGGFWDDNDGVRLAGDPVLQVTYARRYTLFFYFNATAFIASIITVNLLLVHSLSRRRWWLRALQAAMILDQLGLMGAYAAGSCRDVAMSAYIVALVAMVSSYVCAHVLLFTLCALRRHDSGGDGEDVMPEEAHEAVERSRKYLLIFATLVATVTYQAGLSTPGGFLSDSQDSDHLAGDPMLHDHHPDRFMGFFYFNTTAFVASLVVIMLLMSRTVTRHGFQSCALWVCTGAALIGLTGAFSVGSSRSVKTSIYVIALVAAILLYIGLQFLVFLCKPVEKWVHSVQETLQKYLRLDRTESQQDHGVHAVSDPQALNADQLLQKSRMYLLLLGILAASVTYQAGLNPPGGFWQADAADGPHHYLAGDPVLHITYPRRYLVFFYCNATAFVASLAILILLLSNIFSTQGIKYCALQVAMILDLLGLIGAYAAGSCRQVSKSVYISVLVVPVFLYVGIHVLVFMLEVFPNHATWREMVKAKLGQFVPNWLKKLFDLQAGEEDEDLEWKLEKSRKLLLLLAILAASLTYQAGMSPPGGFWQENKTGHAVGNPVLSDNYPRRFLAFFYCNATAFVASLAIIMLLVNRKLSARGIQSHALRVCVILDLIGLMGAFAAGSSRKVSTSIYVLVLVFAVLVCIALQVLLVVSESVQHLLQKLLSFFGVLDEESSDIFPRKATIGGARDLWGEKLPKYLLLLAALAATVTYQAAMNPPGGLWDDGQTAHTAGDPVLRSSYPRRYKAFFYCNATSFMASLVIMVLLLIRRVCRAKPAILALHTAMILNLFGLMGAYAAGSCRRVRTSAYILALVIGVSAYIVVLVVVSIGVAKWLERVMDKLAERMIWCFSPEDL, from the coding sequence ATGACAATGCCTGTTGACATTGACCCcggccggcgagctccggcgccGGCCACTCCGGTGACCACGGCGGCCAGGGACGCCTACTTCCTCTGGGAGCTGCGCAAGTACGTGCTGCTGCAGGCCACGCTTGCGGCAAGCGTCACCTACTCGGCGGGGCTGAGCCCGCCGGGAGGCTTCTGGGACGACAACGACGGCGTGCGCCTCGCCGGCGACCCCGTGCTCCAGGTCACCTACGCCCGCCGCTACACGCTTTTCTTCTACTTCAACGCCACCGCCTTCATCGCTTCCATTATCACCGTCAACCTCCTCCTCGTGCATtcgctgagccgccgccgctggtggCTCCGGGCGCTCCAGGCCGCCATGATACTCGACCAGTTGGGCCTCATGGGGGCCTACGCCGCCGGCAGCTGCAGGGACGTGGCCATGTCCGCCTACATCGTCGCCCTTGTGGCGATGGTCTCGTCGTACGTCTGCGCCCATGTCCTGCTCTTCACGTTGTGCGCCTTGAGGAGGCACGactccggcggcgacggcgaggacgTGATGCCTGAAGAAGCACACGAAGCCGTGGAGCGCTCGCGCAAGTACCTCCTCATTTTCGCGACTCTTGTTGCGACAGTGACGTACCAAGCCGGGCTGAGCACGCCAGGCGGGTTCTTGTCCGACAGCCAGGACAGCGACCACCTCGCCGGGGACCCCATGCTCCACGACCACCATCCCGACCGCTTCATGGGGTTCTTCTACTTCAACACCACGGCGTTCGTGGCGTCTCTGGTCGTGATCATGCTCCTCATGAGCAGGACCGTGACGCGCCACGGCTTCCAGTCGTGCGCGCTCTGGGTGTGCACGGGCGCGGCTCTGATCGGCCTCACGGGCGCCTTCTCCGTTGGGAGCAGCCGAAGCGTCAAGACTTCCATCTACGTCATTGCATTGGTGGCTGCTATTCTGCTCTACATCGGCCTTCAGTTTCTGGTGTTCTTGTGCAAGCCTGTGGAGAAATGGGTCCACAGTGTCCAAGAAACATTGCAAAAATATCTGAGATTGGACCGAACTGAGTCACAGCAAGATCACGGGGTTCATGCAGTATCTGATCCACAAGCCCTGAATGCTGATCAGCTTCTTCAGAAGTCCCGCATGTACCTGCTTCTGCTCGGGATTCTTGCGGCGAGCGTCACGTACCAAGCAGGACTGAACCCGCCGGGTGGCTTCTGGCAAGCAGATGCTGCCGATGGTCCGCATCACTACCTAGCAGGTGACCCAGTGCTTCACATCACGTATCCCCGGAGATATCTGGTTTTCTTCTACTGCAACGCCACAGCCTTTGTTGCGTCGCTGGCTATTCTTATCCTACTCCTCAGCAACATATTCAGCACCCAGGGAATCAAGTACTGCGCATTGCAGGTTGCCATGATCCTGGACCTTCTCGGTCTGATTGGTGCGTATGCTGCTGGAAGTTGCAGGCAAGTGTCCAAATCCGTGTACATCTCAGTGCTTGTGGTTCCGGTGTTCCTCTACGTCGGCATCCATGTTCTGGTGTTCATGTTAGAAGTCTTCCCAAATCATGCGACCTGGAGGGAAATGGTGAAGGCGAAGCTGGGGCAGTTTGTGCCCAATTGGCTTAAGAAGTTGTTTGATCTGCAGGCCGGGGAGGAAGATGAGGACCTGGAATGGAAACTAGAGAAGAGCCGCAAGCTTCTGCTGCTCCTTGCCATTCTCGCAGCAAGCCTCACCTACCAGGCAGGCATGAGTCCCCCGGGCGGCTTCTGGCAAGAGAACAAGACAGGCCATGCCGTCGGCAACCCAGTGCTCAGCGACAACTACCCACGCCGCTTCCTGGCTTTCTTTTACTGCAACGCAACTGCCTTCGTTGCGTCTCTGGCCATCATCATGCTGTTGGTGAACAGAAAGCTTTCGGCGAGAGGAATACAGTCCCACGCGCTCAGGGTGTGCGTGATCCTTGACCTGATTGGGCTCATGGGTGCGTTCGCTGCTGGGAGCTCCAGGAAGGTATCAACATCCATCTATGTCTTGGTCCTGGTCTTTGCGGTTCTAGTCTGCATCGCACTTCAAGTTCTTCTAGTTGTGTCAGAGTCGGTTCAGCATCTCCTGCAGAAACTTCTATCCTTCTTCGGCGTGCTGGACGAAGAATCCAGTGACATATTTCCTCGTAAGGCCACCATTGGAGGGGCGCGAGATCTCTGGGGTGAAAAGTTGCCCAAATACTTGTTGCTGCTCGCTGCACTCGCAGCTACTGTCACTTACCAAGCCGCCATGAACCCACCCGGTGGCCTCTGGGATGATGGCCAAACTGCCCACACAGCCGGTGACCCGGTTCTTCGGAGCAGCTATCCACGTCGGTACAAGGCTTTCTTCTACTGCAATGCGACTTCCTTCATGGCGTCTCTAGTGATTATGGTCTTGCTTCTGATCAGGCGAGTATGCAGAGCAAAACCGGCCATCTTGGCACTGCACACTGCCATGATACTGAACTTGTTTGGCCTGATGGGCGCGTATGCTGCTGGGAGCTGCAGGAGAGTGAGAACCTCTGCATACATCCTGGCATTAGTGATCGGGGTTTCTGCATACATTGTCGTTCTTGTTGTTGTGTCCATAGGTGTCGCAAAATGGCTGGAAAGAGTCATGGACAAGCTAGCGGAACGAATGatctggtgcttctctccagAAGATTTGTGA